The genomic segment GCACCCCGCGCAGCAGCAGCGGGTGGTGCACGAGCAGCAGGTCGGCGCCCGCCGCGACGGCCTCGGCGGCCACGTCGGCGGTCGGGTCGACGGCGAGCAGGATCCGCTCCACCGGCGCCCGCGGGTCCCCGCACACCAGCCCCACGCGGTCCCAGTCGGCCGCCCACCGCGGCGGGTAGAGCCGCTCCAGGACGGCGACGACATCGGCGACCGTGGGGGCGGGGCTCACCCGCGCAGGCTACCGGCGCGCCGGGCGGCCCTCGTGGGCCCGGCCGGGTTCGAACCGGCGACGTCCGCGGTGTAAGCGCGGTGCTCTACCAGCTGAGCTACGGGCCCGGGTGCGGTGCGACCGCCACGGCCGCCGGGGTGACCCAGCGGCGGCCGTGGCGCCTGCCCAGCACAGCACACCGCGGGCCCGGCGGTGCGCGGAACTCCCGGGATCGGCGCGCGGAGCGCCTCAGCGGCGGGTGCGCCCGCCGACGATGCGGGTGGCGACCCAGTCCCGGGAGGGGCTGACGGTGCTGGTCAGGTGCATGCCCGCCGTCGGCGCGGCCTCCTGCACGTCCGAGGGCGGCACGTGGCCCGGGCGGCCGGCCTTCGGCGTGAGCAGCCAGACGACCCCGTCGTCCGCCAGGGAGACCTGCGCGTCGACCAGCGCGTCGACCAGGTCGCCGTCGTCCTCGCGCCACCACAGCAGGACGACGTCGACGACCTCCTGGTCGTCCTCGTCCAGCAGCTCACCGCCCGTGAGGGCCTCGACGGCCTCCCGGAGGTCGTGGTCGACGTCGTCGTCGTAGCCCAGCTCCTGCACCGCCTGACCGGCCCGGACCCCGAGCCGACCGGCGGCGCTGTCGGCCGCGGGCCCCGCGGTCGCGCTCACCCTGGTCCTCCTGTGGTGCTCTCCTACCGGCCGCCGCTCGCGGGCGCGGGCGGCGTGTCGGGAGCGACGGTACCGCGCCCGCCGCGCCAGCGGCTGCCCCGCGCGTACGCTGGGCGGATGGGTCGGGTCACCTCGCGCGCGCCGGTGCTGCGCCTGGACACCGCCACGGGCGTCGCCGTGCGCCGCCCCGACACCCTGGCCGCCGAGGAGCCGCTGGAGGTGCGCGTCGGCGGGCAGGCGGTCGTCGTCACGATGCGCACGCCGGGCGACGACCTCGACCTCGCCGTCGGCTTCCTGCTCACCGAGGGCCTGCTGGCCTCCGCCGACGACGTCGCGACGGCGATGCACTGCACCGACCTCGGCGAGGACGGGCGGCCGACCTTCAACGTCGTGGAGGTCGCCCTGCGCCCCGGCGTGCCGCCGCCGGACCTGGAGGGCCGCCGCACCTTCGGCATGACGTCGGCCTGCGGCGTGTGCGGGTCGGCCAGCATCGACGCCGTGCGCCGCCGCTCCCGCTACGACGTGGCGGGCGACGACGTGCGCGTCGACGCCGGGCTGCTCGTGAGCCTGCCCGAGCGGCTGCGGGCCGCCCAGCGGGTCTTCGACCGCACCGGCGGCCTGCACGCCGCGGGCCTGTTCACCGCCACCGGCGACCTGCTCGCCGTCGCCGAGGACGTCGGCCGCCACAACGCCGTCGACAAGGTGCTCGGGCGCGCGGCCCGCGAGCGCGGCTGGCCCCTGACCGGCACCGTGCTGCAGGTCAGCGGCCGCGCCTCCTTCGAGCTGGCGCAGAAGGCCTGGTCCGCGGGCGTGCCGGTGCTCTCCGCCGTCTCCGCGCCGTCCTCCCTGGCCGTCGAGCTCGCCGCGGACGCCGGGATGACCCTCGCCGGGTTCGTGCGCGACCCGCGCCTGAACGTCTACACCGGCGCGCACCGCGTCGTCGCGCCGCCCGCGACCGACGGCGAGCGGGCCGGCGAGCGAGACGGCGTCCCGGCGACGGCCCAGGCGACGGTTCAGGTGGCGGCCCGGCCGGCGGTGGCTCAGCCCTCGAGGTAGGACAGGCGCACGGTGCGCACCGGGTTGTCGACGTTGGTGTCGACCAGGCACACCGACTGCCACGTGCCCAGGGCCATCGCGCCGCCGAGCACCGGCACCACCGCGGACGGCGGCACGAGGGCGGGCAGCACGTGGTCGCGGCCGTGCCCGGGGCTGCCGTGCCGGTGGCGCCAGCCCGCACCGCCCGGGCCGCGCCGGGGCAGCAGCTCCTCCAGGGCCGCCAGCAGGTCGTCGTCCGAG from the Quadrisphaera sp. DSM 44207 genome contains:
- a CDS encoding DUF3052 domain-containing protein; the protein is MSATAGPAADSAAGRLGVRAGQAVQELGYDDDVDHDLREAVEALTGGELLDEDDQEVVDVVLLWWREDDGDLVDALVDAQVSLADDGVVWLLTPKAGRPGHVPPSDVQEAAPTAGMHLTSTVSPSRDWVATRIVGGRTRR
- a CDS encoding YjbQ family protein, with amino-acid sequence MRTSELSVRTGEEQRVVDLTDRCAAFLREAGAQDGLLSVFVPHATAGVAVLETGAGSDDDLLAALEELLPRRGPGGAGWRHRHGSPGHGRDHVLPALVPPSAVVPVLGGAMALGTWQSVCLVDTNVDNPVRTVRLSYLEG
- the fdhD gene encoding formate dehydrogenase accessory sulfurtransferase FdhD is translated as MGRVTSRAPVLRLDTATGVAVRRPDTLAAEEPLEVRVGGQAVVVTMRTPGDDLDLAVGFLLTEGLLASADDVATAMHCTDLGEDGRPTFNVVEVALRPGVPPPDLEGRRTFGMTSACGVCGSASIDAVRRRSRYDVAGDDVRVDAGLLVSLPERLRAAQRVFDRTGGLHAAGLFTATGDLLAVAEDVGRHNAVDKVLGRAARERGWPLTGTVLQVSGRASFELAQKAWSAGVPVLSAVSAPSSLAVELAADAGMTLAGFVRDPRLNVYTGAHRVVAPPATDGERAGERDGVPATAQATVQVAARPAVAQPSR